One region of Enterobacter ludwigii genomic DNA includes:
- a CDS encoding insulinase family protein, giving the protein MQGTKIRLLTGGLLMMAAASYVQADALQPDPAWQQGTLANGFQWQVLATPQRPSDRIEIRLSVNTGSLAESTQQTGFSHFIPRLALTQSGSLQAVQVRSLWQQAIDPKRPLPPAVVSYDYTMFNLSLPNNRNDLLKEALTYLSDASGNLAITPDTVNYALSNSDMVATWPVDTKEGWWRYRLKGSTLLGHDPAEPLKQPVDAEQVKSFYQKWYTPDAMTLIVVGNVDSRAVVEQINKAFGDLKGKRETPAPVPTLSPLRTEPVSIMTDTVRQDRLSVMWDNAWQPIRESAALLRYWRADLAREALFWHVQQTLSKNSVKNIGLGFDCRVLFQRAQCAINVESPGDKLNANLGVVAKELAKVRKEGLSEDEFNALVAQKKLELQKLFATYARADTDILISQRIRSLQNQVVDIAPEQYQKLRQDFLNGLTVDMLNQDLRQQLSQEMALVLLQPKGEPEYDMKELQTTWDSIMATAPQPVQATTTDDLHQDATDIPQGQ; this is encoded by the coding sequence ATGCAGGGCACAAAAATTCGACTCTTAACCGGCGGTTTGCTGATGATGGCAGCAGCCAGTTATGTGCAGGCAGATGCGCTCCAGCCAGACCCGGCCTGGCAACAAGGGACATTAGCGAACGGTTTTCAGTGGCAGGTTTTAGCCACCCCACAACGTCCCAGCGACCGTATTGAAATCCGTCTGTCCGTCAATACCGGCTCTCTCGCGGAGAGCACCCAGCAAACTGGGTTTAGCCACTTTATTCCCCGGCTGGCGCTCACTCAGAGCGGCAGTCTGCAAGCGGTTCAGGTGCGTTCTCTTTGGCAACAGGCCATCGATCCGAAACGCCCACTTCCTCCGGCTGTTGTCTCGTATGACTACACCATGTTTAACCTGAGCCTGCCAAATAACCGCAACGATTTGCTCAAAGAAGCCTTGACGTATCTCTCCGATGCCTCTGGCAATCTGGCGATTACGCCGGATACCGTTAACTATGCCCTGAGCAACAGTGACATGGTGGCGACCTGGCCTGTGGATACCAAAGAGGGCTGGTGGCGTTATCGCCTGAAAGGCTCCACGTTGCTTGGGCATGATCCGGCCGAACCATTGAAACAACCGGTGGATGCTGAACAGGTAAAATCGTTCTACCAGAAATGGTATACCCCGGATGCGATGACGCTGATCGTAGTGGGTAACGTGGACAGCCGCGCGGTGGTTGAGCAGATCAACAAAGCGTTTGGTGATTTGAAAGGCAAACGTGAAACGCCAGCACCTGTCCCGACGCTCTCTCCACTGCGTACAGAACCCGTCAGCATTATGACGGACACCGTCCGTCAGGACCGACTTTCCGTCATGTGGGATAACGCCTGGCAGCCAATTCGTGAGTCCGCGGCGCTGTTGCGCTACTGGCGTGCCGATCTGGCGCGTGAAGCGTTGTTCTGGCACGTTCAGCAGACGCTCAGTAAGAACAGTGTGAAGAATATCGGTCTTGGTTTTGACTGTCGTGTGCTGTTCCAGCGTGCACAGTGTGCCATTAACGTTGAATCGCCGGGCGATAAGCTGAATGCGAATCTGGGTGTGGTTGCGAAAGAGCTGGCGAAAGTGCGCAAAGAGGGTCTCTCTGAAGACGAGTTCAATGCTCTCGTGGCGCAGAAAAAACTCGAGCTGCAGAAGCTGTTTGCAACCTACGCTCGCGCCGATACCGATATCCTGATCAGCCAGCGTATTCGCTCCCTGCAAAATCAGGTGGTGGATATTGCACCAGAACAGTACCAGAAACTTCGCCAGGATTTCCTTAACGGTCTGACCGTCGATATGTTAAATCAGGACTTGCGTCAGCAGCTGTCGCAGGAAATGGCGTTGGTCCTGCTGCAGCCAAAAGGCGAGCCGGAATATGACATGAAGGAACTTCAGACGACCTGGGATTCCATTATGGCTACCGCGCCGCAGCCGGTGCAGGCCACCACGACTGATGATTTACATCAGGATGCGACGGATATACCGCAGGGGCAGTAA
- a CDS encoding dicarboxylate/amino acid:cation symporter produces the protein MKTSLFKSLYFQVLTAIAIGILLGHYYPELGAQMKPLGDAFVKLIKMVIAPVIFCTVVTGIAGMESMKAVGRTGAVALLYFEVVSTLALIIGLIIVNVVQPGAGMNVDPSTLDAKAVAVYAEQAKDQGVVAFLLDVIPGSVIGAFASGNILQVLLFAVMFGFALHRLGSKGQLIFNVIESFSQVIFGIINMIMRLAPIGAFGAMAFTIGKYGVGTLVQLGQLIICFYITCILFVVVVLGSIARATGFSIFKFIRYIREELLIVLGTSSSESALPRMLDKMEKLGCRKSVVGLVIPTGYSFNLDGTSIYLTMAAVFIAQATNSHMDIFHQITLLVVLLLSSKGAAGVTGSGFIVLAATISAVGHLPVAGLALILGIDRFMSEARALTNLVGNGVATVVVAKWVKELDHKKLDDTLNNRSTDSKNPGLTS, from the coding sequence ATGAAAACCTCTCTCTTTAAAAGTCTTTATTTCCAGGTCCTGACAGCCATCGCCATCGGTATTCTGCTGGGTCACTATTACCCTGAACTGGGCGCACAAATGAAACCGCTTGGCGACGCGTTCGTTAAGCTCATCAAAATGGTCATCGCCCCGGTGATTTTCTGTACGGTAGTGACGGGCATCGCTGGCATGGAAAGCATGAAGGCGGTGGGGCGTACCGGCGCTGTGGCACTTCTGTATTTCGAGGTGGTCAGTACCCTCGCGCTGATTATCGGTCTTATTATAGTTAACGTGGTGCAGCCAGGCGCGGGAATGAACGTTGACCCATCAACGCTGGATGCCAAAGCAGTCGCGGTTTATGCCGAGCAGGCGAAGGATCAGGGCGTTGTCGCCTTCCTGCTGGACGTAATACCTGGCAGCGTCATCGGCGCGTTCGCCAGCGGAAACATCCTGCAGGTGCTGCTGTTTGCGGTCATGTTTGGCTTTGCTCTGCACCGTCTTGGCAGTAAAGGTCAGCTTATTTTCAATGTGATTGAAAGCTTCTCGCAGGTGATCTTCGGCATCATCAATATGATCATGCGCCTGGCGCCGATTGGTGCTTTCGGTGCGATGGCCTTTACCATCGGTAAATATGGCGTCGGTACGCTGGTGCAGCTGGGTCAGCTGATTATCTGCTTCTATATCACCTGTATCCTTTTCGTGGTCGTGGTACTGGGTTCTATCGCCCGCGCGACAGGCTTCAGTATTTTCAAATTCATCCGCTACATCCGTGAAGAGCTGCTGATTGTTCTGGGGACTTCTTCTTCAGAATCGGCGCTGCCGCGTATGCTCGATAAGATGGAGAAACTGGGGTGCCGGAAATCGGTGGTCGGTCTGGTGATCCCGACGGGTTACTCCTTCAACCTTGATGGAACCTCGATATACCTGACGATGGCGGCTGTGTTTATCGCTCAGGCGACCAACAGTCATATGGATATTTTCCATCAGATTACCCTGCTGGTGGTGCTCCTGCTCTCTTCTAAAGGTGCGGCGGGCGTAACCGGCAGTGGCTTTATCGTGCTGGCAGCCACCATTTCCGCAGTGGGCCACCTGCCGGTGGCGGGTCTGGCATTGATTCTGGGTATTGACCGCTTCATGTCCGAGGCGCGTGCGTTAACCAACCTGGTGGGTAACGGCGTAGCCACGGTGGTCGTGGCGAAATGGGTGAAAGAGCTGGATCACAAAAAGCTCGACGACACTCTGAATAACCGTTCAACCGACAGCAAAAATCCTGGCTTAACCTCTTAA
- the hmsP gene encoding biofilm formation regulator HmsP, whose amino-acid sequence MRVSRSLTIKQMAMVSAVTMLFVLLFCVILLFHSVQQNRYNTASQLESIARSVRGPLSASILKGDIPEAETILKRIQPAGIVSRADVVLPNQFQALRMSFIPERPVPMMVMRLFELPVQISLPVYSLERPANPQPLAYLVLQADSYRMYKFVMSWVVTLVTTCLLMTLILSVALTWCINRLIVHPLRHIARELNTLSPQDQMGHQLKVPRLHHDDEIGMLVRSYNLNQQRIQRQQDELSNSATRFPVSELPNKAFLMAMLEQTVARQQTTALMVVACETLQDTAGVLKESQREILLLTLVEKVKSVIAPRMVLTQVSGYDLVIIANGVKEPWHAITLGQQVLTVINERLPVQGIQLRPSASIGIAMYYGDLTAEQLYRRAFSAAFTARRKGKNQIQFFDPEQMEKAQQRLTEESDILTALDNRQFALWLQPQVNLLTGEVKSAEALLRVQQPDGSWELPEGLIERIESCGLMVTVGYWVLEESCRQLAAWQERGVTLPLSVNLSALQLMHPTMVSEMLELIHRYRIKPDTLTLEVTESRRIDDPNEAVAILKPLRNAGIRIALDDFGMGYAGLRQLQHMKTLPVDVLKIDKAFVDGLPGDSSMVQAIIQMARSLNLHLIAEGIETEAQRVWLAEAGVESGQGFLFAPAVPSDVFEQRYLSGPDNNAKV is encoded by the coding sequence TTGCGTGTCAGCCGTTCTTTAACGATCAAACAGATGGCGATGGTGTCTGCCGTCACCATGCTGTTTGTCCTGCTCTTTTGCGTAATTTTGCTGTTTCATTCTGTACAGCAGAATCGCTATAACACGGCTTCGCAGTTAGAAAGTATCGCCCGCTCGGTGCGAGGCCCGCTCTCCGCCTCTATTCTGAAAGGGGATATTCCCGAAGCGGAAACCATTCTGAAACGCATTCAGCCGGCCGGTATTGTGAGCCGGGCCGATGTTGTATTGCCCAACCAGTTCCAGGCGCTGCGGATGAGCTTTATCCCGGAACGCCCGGTCCCAATGATGGTGATGCGCCTGTTTGAACTGCCGGTGCAGATTTCACTGCCGGTCTATTCGCTTGAGCGTCCTGCTAATCCGCAGCCGTTGGCCTATCTGGTCTTACAGGCGGACTCATACCGCATGTATAAGTTCGTCATGAGCTGGGTAGTTACGTTAGTGACCACTTGCTTACTTATGACGCTCATTCTGAGCGTCGCGCTGACCTGGTGTATCAACCGGCTGATCGTCCATCCGTTGCGCCATATTGCCCGGGAGCTGAACACGCTCTCTCCGCAGGACCAGATGGGTCATCAACTGAAGGTACCGCGTCTTCATCATGACGATGAAATTGGTATGCTGGTGCGCAGTTATAACCTCAATCAGCAGCGAATCCAGCGCCAACAGGATGAGTTAAGCAACAGCGCCACCCGCTTCCCGGTGTCCGAGCTTCCCAATAAAGCCTTTTTGATGGCAATGCTGGAGCAGACCGTTGCGCGTCAGCAAACCACGGCGCTGATGGTCGTCGCCTGCGAGACCCTGCAGGACACGGCTGGCGTGCTCAAGGAGAGCCAGCGCGAAATACTGCTCCTGACGCTGGTGGAAAAAGTGAAGTCTGTTATTGCTCCTCGCATGGTACTGACCCAGGTCAGCGGTTATGACCTGGTCATTATTGCCAACGGTGTGAAAGAGCCCTGGCATGCGATCACATTAGGTCAGCAAGTACTCACTGTCATTAATGAACGGTTGCCTGTTCAGGGTATCCAGCTTCGTCCAAGCGCCAGCATCGGCATCGCGATGTACTATGGCGACTTGACCGCGGAACAGCTATATCGTCGCGCGTTCTCGGCGGCGTTTACCGCCCGGCGCAAAGGGAAAAATCAGATCCAGTTCTTCGACCCGGAACAGATGGAAAAGGCGCAACAGCGCCTGACCGAAGAGAGCGACATTCTGACCGCGCTGGATAACCGCCAGTTTGCCCTCTGGTTACAGCCGCAGGTGAACTTGCTGACGGGAGAAGTGAAAAGCGCTGAGGCATTACTGCGTGTGCAGCAGCCGGATGGCTCATGGGAGTTGCCGGAGGGGCTGATTGAGCGGATCGAATCCTGTGGTCTGATGGTCACCGTCGGTTACTGGGTGCTTGAAGAGTCCTGCCGTCAGCTAGCTGCCTGGCAGGAGCGCGGGGTAACGCTGCCGCTGTCGGTCAATTTGTCAGCTCTGCAGCTTATGCACCCGACCATGGTTTCAGAGATGCTGGAGCTGATCCATCGTTACCGAATCAAGCCTGATACGTTAACCCTGGAAGTCACTGAGAGCCGACGCATTGACGACCCTAATGAGGCAGTCGCGATCCTGAAGCCGCTGCGCAATGCCGGCATTCGCATTGCGCTGGACGATTTTGGCATGGGATACGCCGGGCTACGCCAGCTTCAGCACATGAAGACCCTCCCGGTGGATGTGCTAAAAATTGACAAAGCGTTTGTCGACGGCCTGCCGGGCGACAGCAGCATGGTGCAGGCCATTATCCAGATGGCGCGCAGCCTGAATCTGCATCTTATTGCCGAGGGAATTGAAACCGAAGCGCAACGCGTCTGGCTGGCAGAGGCGGGCGTGGAGAGCGGACAAGGCTTCCTTTTTGCCCCTGCTGTTCCTTCGGATGTCTTTGAACAACGATACCTTTCTGGCCCTGACAATAACGCAAAAGTGTAA
- the bcsC gene encoding cellulose biosynthesis protein BcsC, with protein MRKFTVNLLSLSLGLALMPLAQAANSPQQRQLLEQVRLGESTQREDLVRQSLYRLELIDPNNPDVIAARFRYLLRQGDTAGAQKELDRLKGIAPGSSVYQSSRNTMLLSTPDGRQQLQQARLLATTGHTQEAIAAYDKLFDGNPPSGDLATEYWNVVAKDPARRNAAINQLKKINTSSPGNTQLQATLSQLLFQSGRRDEGFAVLQEMAKSTNGRNQASDLWYEQIKGQPASSASVSALQKYLSVFSDGDNVTAARSQLEAQQKQLADPAFRAKAEGLAAVDAGQSGKAVAELQKAVSANHADSEAVGALGQAYSQKGDRARAVAQFEKAIALDPQSDNRGKWDSLLKVNRYWLLIQQGDAALKANNPAQAERYYQQARNIDNTDSYAVLGLGDAAAARKDNDAAERYYRQALRMDSGNSNAVRGLANIYRAQSPEKASQFIQSLSASQRRSIDDIERSLTNEQLSAQAEQLENQGKYAQAAEIQRRRLALSLGDVWITYRLSRDLYSAGQRSQADTLMRQLASQKPSDPDQVYASGLYLSGNDQDRAALAHLDTLPRNQWNSNIQELADRLQSNQVLETANRLRDSGKEKEAENLLRQQPTSTRIDLTLADWAQQRGDLNEAKTAYSAVLQREPQNEDALLGLTEIYSAQGDKDAARAELAKLPAAQNGQPLSLNMQRRIAMAQAGLGDSAAAEQTFNKIIPQAKSQPGSMENALVLRDAARFQAQNGQPQQALDTYKDAMVSSGITTTRPTDNDSFTRLTRNDEKDDWLKRGVRSDAGDLYRQQDVNVTLQHDYWGSSGTGGYSDLKAHTTMLQVDAPLSDGRMFFRSDLVNMDAGSFETKDGKYDPTWGTCSATPCSGNTHQSDNGASVAVGWQNKTWAMDIGTTPMGFDVVDVVGGVSYSSDLGPIGYTVNAHRRPISSSLLAFGGQKDTNTGTTWGGVRATGGGVSISYDKGEANGVWSSLNAETLTGKNVEDNWRVRWMTGYYYKLINQNNERLTVGVSNMLWHYDKDLSGYSLGQGGYYSPQEYVSFALPVTWRKRTENWSWELGGSVSWSHSKTKDGMRYPIQSLIPDNQVDANGDPMYTDKHNPETGSSSSGTGYTARAIIERRVTSNWFVGMGVDIQQAKDYTPSHALLYVRYSAAGWQGDMDLPPQPLIPYADW; from the coding sequence ATGCGCAAGTTCACAGTAAATCTACTCAGTTTATCGCTTGGCCTGGCATTGATGCCGTTGGCTCAGGCCGCTAACTCTCCGCAGCAGAGACAACTGCTGGAACAGGTTCGGCTGGGTGAATCAACTCAGCGTGAGGATTTGGTTCGACAGTCACTCTATCGCCTTGAGCTGATTGACCCGAACAACCCTGACGTCATCGCCGCACGCTTTCGTTACCTGCTTCGTCAGGGTGATACCGCTGGTGCGCAAAAAGAGCTTGATCGTCTGAAAGGGATCGCACCGGGCTCCAGTGTTTATCAGTCATCACGTAATACGATGTTGCTCTCCACCCCTGATGGCCGCCAGCAGCTACAGCAGGCCAGATTGCTTGCTACGACGGGGCACACTCAGGAGGCGATTGCCGCCTATGACAAGCTGTTTGACGGCAACCCACCGAGTGGCGATCTGGCGACGGAATACTGGAATGTCGTGGCGAAAGATCCTGCCCGCCGTAATGCAGCGATTAACCAGCTCAAGAAAATAAATACCAGCAGCCCCGGAAATACGCAGCTGCAGGCGACGCTGTCTCAGCTTCTGTTCCAGAGCGGACGGCGCGATGAAGGCTTTGCGGTGTTGCAGGAAATGGCCAAATCCACCAATGGCCGCAATCAGGCGTCAGATTTGTGGTATGAGCAGATAAAAGGCCAGCCTGCCAGCAGCGCCAGCGTGAGCGCGTTGCAAAAATATCTGAGCGTGTTCAGCGACGGGGATAATGTCACGGCGGCACGCTCACAGCTTGAAGCACAACAAAAACAGCTTGCTGACCCGGCGTTCCGTGCGAAAGCGGAAGGGCTGGCCGCGGTGGATGCCGGACAGAGCGGTAAGGCGGTAGCTGAGCTGCAAAAAGCCGTCAGCGCCAACCATGCCGACAGTGAGGCGGTGGGAGCCCTGGGGCAGGCTTATTCCCAGAAAGGCGATCGCGCCCGCGCAGTGGCACAGTTTGAAAAGGCGATTGCCCTCGATCCGCAGAGTGATAACCGGGGTAAATGGGACAGTTTGCTGAAGGTCAACCGTTACTGGCTGCTGATCCAGCAGGGGGATGCGGCGCTGAAGGCGAATAACCCGGCGCAGGCAGAGCGTTACTATCAGCAGGCGCGCAATATAGACAATACCGACAGTTATGCCGTACTGGGGCTGGGAGATGCCGCAGCCGCGCGTAAAGATAACGACGCGGCAGAACGTTATTATCGCCAGGCGTTACGTATGGATAGCGGCAACAGCAATGCGGTTCGCGGACTGGCCAATATTTACCGCGCGCAGTCGCCGGAGAAAGCTTCGCAGTTTATCCAGTCGCTGTCTGCCAGCCAACGCCGGAGCATTGATGATATTGAACGTAGCCTGACCAACGAGCAGCTTTCAGCCCAGGCAGAACAGCTGGAGAATCAGGGTAAATACGCCCAGGCAGCAGAAATTCAGCGTCGCCGTCTGGCACTCTCTCTTGGCGACGTGTGGATAACATACCGACTGTCGCGCGATCTCTACAGCGCGGGCCAGCGTAGCCAGGCGGATACCCTGATGCGTCAGCTTGCCAGCCAGAAACCGTCTGACCCGGATCAGGTGTATGCCAGCGGGCTGTATCTTTCCGGAAACGATCAGGACCGGGCTGCCCTGGCGCATCTGGACACGCTTCCGCGTAACCAGTGGAATAGCAACATTCAGGAACTGGCCGACCGCCTGCAAAGCAACCAGGTGCTGGAAACCGCCAACCGCCTGCGCGACAGCGGCAAAGAGAAAGAGGCAGAAAATCTCCTCCGCCAGCAACCGACCTCCACTCGTATTGACTTAACCCTGGCAGACTGGGCTCAGCAGCGCGGCGATCTTAATGAGGCAAAAACGGCTTACAGTGCCGTGTTGCAGCGTGAGCCGCAGAACGAGGATGCGCTTCTCGGTCTGACTGAAATTTACAGTGCGCAAGGTGACAAGGATGCCGCGCGCGCCGAGCTGGCAAAATTGCCAGCCGCACAAAATGGTCAGCCGTTATCGCTCAATATGCAACGCCGGATTGCGATGGCGCAGGCCGGTCTGGGTGATTCCGCTGCCGCAGAACAAACATTCAACAAAATCATCCCGCAGGCGAAATCGCAACCCGGCTCCATGGAAAACGCGCTGGTGTTACGTGATGCTGCGCGTTTCCAGGCACAAAACGGCCAGCCTCAGCAGGCGCTGGATACCTATAAAGATGCGATGGTCTCGTCTGGCATCACGACAACGCGCCCGACCGACAACGACAGCTTCACCCGTTTGACGCGTAATGACGAAAAAGATGACTGGCTGAAGCGCGGCGTGCGCAGTGATGCCGGTGATTTGTACCGCCAGCAGGATGTTAACGTCACACTGCAACATGATTACTGGGGCTCCAGCGGTACGGGTGGTTATTCTGACCTGAAAGCGCACACCACCATGCTGCAGGTTGATGCCCCGCTCTCTGATGGACGTATGTTCTTCCGCAGCGATCTGGTCAATATGGACGCCGGATCGTTTGAGACGAAGGACGGGAAGTACGATCCGACCTGGGGTACCTGTTCTGCAACACCGTGTAGTGGCAACACCCATCAGTCAGACAATGGCGCGAGCGTCGCCGTTGGCTGGCAGAATAAAACCTGGGCGATGGATATTGGTACCACGCCAATGGGCTTTGATGTCGTCGACGTGGTGGGTGGTGTCAGTTACAGCAGCGATCTGGGGCCTATCGGCTATACCGTTAACGCCCATCGCCGGCCAATTTCCAGCTCTCTGCTGGCCTTTGGCGGGCAAAAGGACACAAATACCGGCACCACGTGGGGTGGCGTACGCGCTACGGGTGGTGGTGTGAGTATCAGCTATGACAAAGGTGAGGCGAACGGCGTCTGGTCGAGCCTGAATGCGGAAACGCTGACGGGGAAAAATGTGGAAGATAACTGGCGCGTCCGCTGGATGACGGGTTACTACTACAAGCTGATTAATCAAAACAATGAGCGCCTGACGGTCGGCGTCTCCAACATGCTGTGGCACTACGATAAAGATCTGAGCGGATACTCTCTGGGTCAGGGCGGCTACTACAGCCCGCAGGAGTATGTCTCCTTCGCCTTGCCGGTGACCTGGCGTAAACGCACGGAAAACTGGTCCTGGGAGTTGGGTGGCTCGGTATCCTGGTCTCACTCAAAAACCAAAGACGGCATGCGTTATCCTATCCAGAGTCTCATCCCGGATAACCAGGTGGATGCCAATGGTGACCCGATGTATACCGATAAGCATAATCCCGAAACGGGCAGCAGCTCTTCGGGTACGGGTTATACCGCACGAGCCATTATCGAACGCCGGGTGACCTCCAACTGGTTTGTAGGCATGGGCGTGGATATTCAGCAAGCGAAAGACTATACCCCAAGCCATGCGTTGCTGTATGTACGCTACTCTGCTGCAGGCTGGCAGGGCGATATGGACTTACCGCCGCAGCCGCTTATCCCTTACGCGGACTGGTAA
- the bcsZ gene encoding cellulase — MKAFRWCALAALMLAALPLRAACTWPAWEQFKKDYISEGGRVIDPSDTRKITTSEGQSYALFFALAANDRKAFDLLLTWTRDNLASGTLNDHLPAWLWGQKDKENWAVIDTNSASDADVWIAWSLLEAGRLWKHPEYTRTGKALLKRIASEEVVNVPGLGAMLLPGKVGFAEEKSWRFNPSYLPPQLASYFTRFGAPWTTLRETNLRLLLESAPKGFSPDWVQYQKNKGWRLQQDKTLVGGYDAIRVYLWVGMMSDNDPQKARLLTRFQPMAAMTTKHGVPPEKMDVASGKRTGKGPVGFSAAMLPFLQQRDAQAVQRQRVADHFPDNNAYYSYVLTLFGQGWDQHRFRFTAKGELIPDWGQECASSQ, encoded by the coding sequence ATGAAAGCCTTTCGCTGGTGTGCATTAGCAGCGTTGATGCTGGCGGCGCTTCCTCTTCGCGCCGCCTGTACCTGGCCTGCCTGGGAGCAGTTTAAAAAGGATTACATCAGTGAGGGCGGGCGTGTCATTGATCCCAGTGACACGCGCAAAATTACGACGTCGGAAGGGCAAAGCTACGCCTTGTTCTTTGCCCTGGCCGCTAACGATCGCAAAGCGTTTGACCTGTTGCTGACGTGGACGCGCGATAACCTTGCCAGTGGCACTCTCAATGACCACCTGCCGGCCTGGCTATGGGGACAGAAAGACAAAGAAAACTGGGCCGTTATTGATACCAATTCCGCCTCAGATGCCGATGTCTGGATAGCATGGTCACTGCTCGAAGCGGGCCGGTTGTGGAAGCATCCGGAGTATACCCGCACGGGTAAAGCACTGCTTAAACGCATTGCCAGCGAGGAAGTGGTAAACGTGCCCGGTCTCGGCGCGATGTTGCTTCCCGGCAAAGTGGGTTTTGCCGAAGAGAAAAGCTGGCGCTTCAACCCCAGTTATTTACCTCCGCAGTTAGCGAGCTATTTCACGCGCTTCGGTGCTCCGTGGACGACCCTTCGTGAAACCAATCTCCGTTTGCTGCTGGAGAGTGCGCCGAAAGGTTTTTCGCCGGACTGGGTGCAGTATCAGAAAAACAAAGGCTGGCGGTTACAGCAGGATAAGACGCTGGTAGGAGGCTACGACGCTATTCGCGTCTACCTCTGGGTGGGGATGATGAGTGATAACGATCCCCAGAAGGCCCGGCTCCTGACGCGCTTCCAGCCAATGGCGGCAATGACAACGAAACACGGTGTGCCGCCGGAGAAAATGGATGTGGCGAGTGGAAAACGCACGGGTAAGGGCCCGGTCGGTTTCTCTGCCGCTATGCTACCTTTTTTACAACAGCGTGATGCCCAGGCGGTTCAGCGCCAGCGCGTTGCAGACCATTTTCCCGATAATAATGCCTATTACAGTTACGTACTGACCCTCTTTGGGCAAGGATGGGATCAGCATCGTTTTCGCTTCACCGCTAAAGGTGAATTAATACCGGATTGGGGCCAGGAATGCGCAAGTTCACAGTAA